A region from the Desulfitobacterium dehalogenans ATCC 51507 genome encodes:
- a CDS encoding response regulator transcription factor, with amino-acid sequence MNILVCDDDKEIVEAIKIYLTNEGYTIYKAFNGLQALEIIEEQAIHLVIMDIMMPQMDGIRATMKIREERNIPVIMLSAKSEDTDKIMGLNMGADDYITKPFNPLELIARVKSQLRRYVTLGSLETKTNVYQSGGLMIDDESKCVAVDGEEVKLTPVQYKILKLLTANAGRVFSIDQIYENVWNEAAFSAENTVAVHIRKIREKIEINPKEPKYLKVVWGIGYKIEKL; translated from the coding sequence ATGAATATTTTGGTATGCGATGATGATAAGGAAATCGTAGAAGCAATCAAAATCTACTTAACCAATGAAGGCTATACGATCTATAAAGCCTTCAACGGACTCCAGGCGCTTGAGATTATCGAAGAACAGGCTATCCACCTGGTAATCATGGATATTATGATGCCCCAAATGGATGGGATCAGAGCCACGATGAAAATTCGGGAAGAACGGAATATCCCGGTCATCATGCTTTCGGCTAAATCTGAAGACACGGACAAAATCATGGGCTTAAATATGGGTGCGGATGATTATATTACGAAGCCTTTTAATCCGTTGGAGTTAATCGCCCGGGTCAAATCTCAGCTGAGAAGGTATGTAACCTTAGGAAGCTTGGAAACAAAGACGAATGTCTATCAATCCGGTGGTCTGATGATCGATGACGAAAGCAAATGTGTCGCTGTGGACGGAGAGGAAGTCAAGCTGACACCGGTCCAGTATAAAATTTTAAAACTGCTGACAGCCAATGCAGGCAGGGTCTTTTCCATTGATCAGATTTACGAAAACGTTTGGAATGAGGCAGCCTTCAGTGCGGAGAATACAGTAGCCGTTCATATTCGAAAAATCCGTGAAAAAATAGAAATCAATCCGAAGGAGCCCAAATATTTGAAGGTGGTGTGGGGAATTGGATATAAAATCGAGAAGCTTTAG
- a CDS encoding flavodoxin family protein, whose amino-acid sequence MLIIGINGSPNAKGNTAFLVDKILEQASTLGAHTQLIQVAELVNSVKQPFCVVCSNPCTGACYKGTPLEEGYELLRKADGVIIGSPTYFGTVTAQLKAFFDKTRKLRREFWLYNTVGAGVTVGGSKYGGQEATIKALHDIMLVQGMVIVGDGFGEKDAGHHGVAAHRPADQDEFALERLQLLGKRLVQVCDATQSIRKS is encoded by the coding sequence TTGTTAATCATCGGGATCAACGGTAGCCCGAATGCCAAGGGTAATACAGCATTTTTAGTTGATAAAATACTGGAGCAGGCGAGCACCCTTGGTGCCCATACGCAATTGATTCAAGTTGCTGAATTAGTCAATTCTGTAAAACAGCCCTTTTGTGTGGTTTGTAGTAACCCTTGTACCGGGGCATGCTACAAGGGAACACCGCTTGAGGAAGGGTATGAACTTTTGCGAAAAGCAGACGGCGTGATCATAGGCAGCCCTACTTATTTTGGTACAGTGACAGCTCAATTGAAAGCATTTTTTGATAAAACGAGAAAGCTAAGGAGGGAATTCTGGCTCTATAATACAGTGGGTGCCGGGGTAACCGTCGGAGGCTCAAAATATGGTGGACAGGAAGCGACTATAAAAGCACTCCATGACATTATGCTGGTGCAAGGAATGGTGATTGTGGGGGATGGGTTTGGGGAAAAAGATGCAGGGCATCATGGAGTTGCGGCACATCGTCCTGCAGACCAAGATGAATTTGCTTTGGAACGGTTACAGCTTCTCGGTAAACGATTGGTCCAGGTGTGTGATGCCACCCAGTCTATACGAAAGAGCTGA
- a CDS encoding amidohydrolase family protein, which produces MFISCSGEKTIVEVPEQGSAVIGGYWTPESGKVKGPIHLKWEKGRVSSLCPCSSDTECPKAYSEEYFAWQPYLLMPGFIDSHVHLALDSIDFYQCLENWHNPSLMEKGIQDTLLHYLGSGVVAIRDGGDLPGFAWCAKKRIENGEWQGPRVVSVREAVARLGMYGRFLGRGFQSIQDWHRAKEEFFQQGADQLKVIGTGIISFNQYEQVGPVQWSVEELRELTTSAHARGILVMVHASGEEGIFRAIEAGVDSIEHGYYMTSEHLMQMKARGIAWIPTVAPIGNLLKYPSDRYSAHEMDTLSKILKGHLARIKEAYNSGVRLGIGTDAGAYTVPHGDSFLDEIIWMGEAGIPEEEVYRLATQENARICGLPEYGKLEVGIPLNHLQLRDL; this is translated from the coding sequence ATGTTTATTTCCTGCAGCGGAGAGAAAACGATCGTGGAAGTACCGGAACAGGGTTCAGCGGTAATTGGTGGGTATTGGACCCCTGAATCAGGCAAAGTTAAAGGGCCCATTCATTTAAAATGGGAAAAGGGGAGAGTGAGCTCTCTTTGTCCATGTTCCTCAGACACGGAGTGCCCAAAGGCTTATTCAGAAGAATATTTTGCCTGGCAACCCTATCTTCTCATGCCAGGCTTTATTGATAGTCATGTGCATTTAGCTTTGGATAGCATTGATTTTTACCAATGTCTCGAAAACTGGCATAACCCTTCTCTGATGGAGAAGGGGATTCAGGATACTCTTCTCCATTATTTAGGGTCAGGTGTTGTTGCTATCCGGGATGGTGGTGATTTACCGGGTTTCGCCTGGTGCGCCAAAAAGCGAATTGAAAATGGAGAGTGGCAAGGCCCCAGGGTGGTTTCAGTGCGGGAAGCTGTAGCTCGGCTTGGCATGTATGGACGCTTTCTTGGACGAGGTTTCCAAAGCATACAGGACTGGCACCGGGCTAAAGAAGAGTTTTTCCAGCAAGGTGCAGACCAACTCAAAGTAATCGGCACTGGAATTATATCCTTTAATCAGTATGAACAGGTTGGACCAGTCCAATGGAGTGTGGAGGAATTGAGGGAATTAACCACCTCCGCTCATGCAAGAGGAATCTTGGTGATGGTCCACGCCAGTGGGGAAGAGGGAATCTTCAGAGCGATTGAAGCAGGAGTGGATTCCATAGAGCATGGATATTATATGACTTCTGAGCACTTAATGCAGATGAAAGCCCGAGGTATCGCCTGGATCCCTACGGTTGCCCCTATAGGTAATCTCTTAAAATACCCTTCAGACAGATACTCCGCCCATGAAATGGATACCTTATCTAAAATATTAAAAGGTCACCTTGCTCGGATTAAGGAGGCCTATAATTCTGGTGTGCGCTTGGGGATTGGTACCGATGCGGGAGCTTATACAGTACCTCATGGTGACTCATTTCTAGATGAAATAATTTGGATGGGGGAAGCTGGAATCCCTGAAGAAGAAGTCTATCGCCTTGCTACTCAAGAAAATGCACGAATCTGTGGATTGCCTGAGTATGGAAAACTGGAAGTTGGTATCCCTTTAAACCATCTTCAGTTAAGAGATTTATAA
- a CDS encoding PaaI family thioesterase, which translates to MASLEALGTSNIWRHLGISIVTNDQGKKGVKITNTDVLKQVHGNVHGGIIATAVDAAMGVAVNEVIGPDHYAVTVELKVNYLLPVADSDIYAYANLVKEGKRLFMGTVDVYDEDDNLVAIGSSTFTLITRREN; encoded by the coding sequence ATGGCAAGTTTAGAAGCTTTAGGAACAAGTAATATATGGAGACACCTTGGTATTTCCATCGTTACCAATGATCAAGGGAAAAAAGGTGTTAAGATCACCAATACGGATGTGCTAAAACAAGTTCATGGCAATGTACATGGAGGCATCATCGCCACAGCGGTCGATGCTGCTATGGGTGTGGCTGTCAATGAAGTGATAGGTCCGGATCACTATGCGGTGACAGTTGAGTTGAAGGTAAACTATCTTCTACCCGTTGCGGATTCAGATATTTATGCTTATGCCAACCTTGTCAAAGAAGGCAAACGGCTTTTTATGGGGACAGTTGATGTCTACGACGAAGACGATAATCTGGTGGCTATCGGTTCTTCGACCTTTACACTCATTACTCGGCGTGAGAACTGA